A genomic stretch from Telopea speciosissima isolate NSW1024214 ecotype Mountain lineage chromosome 7, Tspe_v1, whole genome shotgun sequence includes:
- the LOC122668341 gene encoding 22.0 kDa heat shock protein-like produces the protein MRSSALVLCIVAMALGVLLMALPTKGLMSYPRRLWDMRLPSDGPFELEMTTCVLAPADWKETEQAHVITVDVPGIKKEDLKIEVEENWVLRIGGERKREEEVEGEEWRGVECITGKFRRQFKLPRNADLESIKAHLENGVLKITVTKFAEEKKRQPKVVNIVEEVNPSSTLSSLPSKAEK, from the coding sequence ATGAGGAGCTCTGCTTTGGTGTTGTGCATTGTTGCAATGGCTTTGGGGGTTCTATTGATGGCCCTGCCGACAAAGGGACTGATGTCCTATCCAAGGAGGTTGTGGGATATGCGACTGCCCAGCGACGGCCCTTTTGAATTGGAAATGACGACATGTGTTCTGGCTCCGGCAGATTGGAAGGAGACAGAGCAAGCACACGTGATAACGGTGGACGTTCCAGGGATAAAGAAGGAGGATTTGAAGATCGAGGTGGAGGAAAATTGGGTTTTGAGGATCGGtggggagaggaagagagaagaggaggtgGAGGGCGAGGAATGGCGCGGCGTTGAATGCATTACCGGCAAGTTCCGGAGACAATTCAAGTTGCCTCGCAATGCGGACTTGGAATCCATTAAAGCTCATTTGGAGAATGGGGTTTTGAAGATCACTGTTACTAAGTTTGCTGAGGAGAAGAAGCGTCAGCCCAAGGTCGTCAACATTGTCGAGGAGGTTAACCCTTCATCAACATTGTCAAGCCTTCCTTCCAAAGCCGAAAAGTAA